From the Acidovorax carolinensis genome, one window contains:
- a CDS encoding aminopeptidase P N-terminal domain-containing protein: MSLQSSIYAQRRARLASMLGEGGIAIIPTAPERQRNRDSDFLFRHDSYFYYLTGFTEPGACLVITHDGRSTLFCQPKDLEREIWDGYRLGPQAAPAALGVDAAHASGELDAQLPRLLENRACVWYPFATHSGLAARVEGWLNAVRARVRYGALCPAVQNDLCTLLDEMRLVKDAHEQAIMRRASQISAGAHVRAMQRSARMLRAGEEVREYHLDAELLHEFRQHGSQYPAYGSIVAAGANACVLHYRADTAPVRDGELVLIDAGCELDGYASDITRTFPANGRFTGPQRTLYDLVLASQDAAVAATRAGARFTDPHDATVAVLAQGLLDLGLLDKNKVGSVQDVIDQRAYFQFYMHRTGHWLGMDVHDCGSYVEPGELGQVSQRKDPLSGELITNRPSRVLRPGMVLTIEPGLYVRPAAGVPEAFHNIGIRIEDDAIVTESGCELITRGVPVKADEIEALMRA, encoded by the coding sequence ATGAGTCTACAGTCATCCATCTACGCCCAGCGTCGTGCCCGTCTTGCCTCGATGCTCGGCGAAGGCGGCATCGCCATCATCCCCACGGCGCCCGAGCGCCAGCGCAACCGGGACAGCGATTTCCTTTTTCGCCACGACAGCTACTTTTATTACCTGACCGGCTTTACCGAGCCGGGCGCCTGCCTGGTCATCACCCATGACGGCCGCAGCACGCTGTTTTGCCAGCCCAAGGACCTGGAGCGCGAGATCTGGGACGGCTACCGGCTGGGCCCGCAGGCAGCGCCTGCCGCGCTGGGCGTGGATGCCGCCCATGCCAGCGGCGAGCTGGATGCACAACTGCCGCGCCTGCTGGAAAACCGGGCCTGCGTCTGGTACCCGTTCGCCACCCACAGCGGTCTGGCCGCCCGGGTGGAGGGCTGGCTGAACGCCGTGCGCGCCCGCGTGCGCTACGGCGCGCTGTGCCCGGCGGTGCAAAACGACCTGTGCACGCTGCTCGATGAAATGCGCCTGGTCAAGGATGCGCACGAGCAGGCCATCATGCGCCGCGCCAGCCAGATCAGCGCGGGCGCCCATGTCCGGGCGATGCAGCGCTCGGCCCGCATGCTGCGTGCCGGCGAAGAGGTGCGCGAATACCACCTGGATGCCGAGCTGCTGCACGAATTTCGCCAGCATGGCTCGCAATACCCGGCCTACGGCTCCATCGTGGCGGCGGGCGCCAATGCCTGCGTGCTGCACTACCGCGCCGACACCGCGCCCGTGCGCGATGGCGAGCTTGTGCTGATCGACGCCGGGTGCGAGCTCGACGGCTATGCCAGCGATATCACGCGCACTTTCCCGGCCAATGGCCGTTTCACCGGGCCGCAGCGCACGCTGTACGACCTGGTGCTGGCCAGCCAGGACGCCGCCGTGGCCGCCACGCGCGCGGGCGCCCGTTTCACCGACCCGCACGATGCCACCGTGGCCGTGCTGGCGCAGGGCTTGCTGGATCTGGGCCTGCTCGACAAGAACAAGGTGGGCTCGGTGCAGGATGTGATCGACCAGCGGGCCTATTTCCAGTTCTACATGCACCGCACCGGCCACTGGCTGGGCATGGACGTGCACGACTGCGGCAGCTATGTGGAGCCCGGTGAGCTGGGCCAGGTGAGCCAGCGCAAGGACCCGCTTTCGGGCGAGCTCATCACCAACCGCCCCAGCCGCGTGCTGCGCCCGGGCATGGTGCTGACCATCGAGCCGGGCCTCTATGTGCGGCCTGCTGCGGGCGTGCCCGAGGCGTTCCACAACATTGGCATCCGCATCGAGGACGACGCCATCGTCACCGAGTCCGGCTGCGAGCTGATCACGCGCGGTGTGCCGGTGAAGGCCGACGAAATCGAAGCCCTGATGCGCGCCTGA